The Dehalococcoidia bacterium region CCACCACATTGAATTGGATGTGATTGCCGCCCAGGTCCATGTACGTTTTAATGAGATCCAGAACCTTTCTCCGGGAATCGTTGGTTGCAAATACGGTCGGGTGGAATTTCAGATTGAAGATGTTGGAACTGTATTGGGCATAATTCATGGCCTCAGCTGCCGACTTGATCAGAGCTGTGGGTCCATTACAATCGGTTCCAGGGGTAGCGGACGTGCTTCCATCAGTTAGTGCAAC contains the following coding sequences:
- a CDS encoding glycine radical domain-containing protein; translated protein: VALTDGSTSATPGTDCNGPTALIKSAAEAMNYAQYSSNIFNLKFHPTVFATNDSRRKVLDLIKTYMDLGGNHIQFNVVDVETLRDAQSHPDQYRDLVVRVAGYSAFFVYLDPLVQEEVIQRTELRL